In the genome of Leishmania braziliensis MHOM/BR/75/M2904 contig, possible fusion of chromosomes 20 and 34, one region contains:
- a CDS encoding putative adaptor complex subunit medium chain 3 produces the protein MLSCIFLLSEDGEVMVELQFSERIPRSTLEGFWSTFIAPWKETSEAPAAIVTYGGTVFSQIHRNNVFLVGTYPSDDTALVVIEQLCLVAHVLTTYLSEVTENTIRENFSTVYQLLQEMFDYGYPLTTELCALEELVPRPTLENRVRTMLDTPLVNKVMPVGSRTAIGVGTRQVSSSFGGVPWRDPETRHSTNQILFDVVESLDCVLDSEGRCVRAAVQGSIEVNCRLSGMPDMMLRLRDFDAVVDDVAFHRCVRLDRYEHDRTLCFIPPDGKFTLMKYTCKTTLPIPLPPFYVTPQVTFNATGGRFHCMAGIRGGGTGFSSVVERDKEVQRLSVCLLLPPNTSSLTVTNCSSGTTVFDRSKGTLTWSVGNLTYSATPSLGGEFLFEAEGGGSNGERGPDAAASSKLARRTTREAGVGNASMATVTFQLPNRIMSSLCVDSVQVLNEIGRPYKGIKYITKSGKYFIRGV, from the coding sequence ATGTTGTCGTGTATTTTTTTGCTTAGTGAAGATGGCGAGGTGATGGTCGAGCTGCAATTTAGTGAGAGAATCCCGCGCTCGACGCTGGAGGGATTCTGGTCCACCTTCATAGCACCGTGGAAGGAAACCAGCGAGGCGCCAGCGGCCATTGTCACTTACGGTGGCACCGTATTTTCGCAAATCCACCGCAACAATGTATTTCTGGTCGGTACATACCCTTCGGACGATACGGCACTAGTGGTAATAGAGCAGCTCTGTCTCGTGGCCCACGTTCTCACAACATACCTTAGCGAGGTGACGGAGAATACCATTCGAGAAAACTTCTCTACCGTCTATCAGCTATTACAGGAGATGTTTGACTACGGCTACCCCCTCACCACGGAGCTCTGCGCactggaggagctggtgcCGCGACCGACACTTGAGAACCGCGTGCGCACGATGCTAGACACACCGCTTGTGAACAAGGTGATGCCAGTGGGCAGCCGCACTGCCATTGGGGTAGGCACCCGGCAGGTGTCCAGCTCCTTCGGCGGTGTGCCGTGGCGGGACCCAGAGACGCGTCACAGCACGAATCAAATACTCTTTGACGTGGTGGAGTCGCTGGACTGCGTGTTGGACAGCGAGGGCCGCTGCGTCAGGGCCGCTGTGCAGGGGAGCATCGAGGTGAATTGCCGGCTTAGCGGCATGCCTGACATGATGCTGCGCCTGCGGGATTTCGACGCCGTTGTGGACGACGTAGCTTTTCATCGATGCGTCCGTCTGGATCGCTACGAGCACGATCGCACACTCTGCTTCATTCCTCCCGATGGAAAGTTCACGCTGATGAAGTACACCTGCAAAACTACCCTGCCGataccgctgccaccgttTTACGTGACGCCGCAGGTCACTTTTAACGCCACGGGTGGCCGCTTCCACTGTATGGCAGGCAtccgcggtggtggcacgGGTTTCTCTTCTGTGGTGGAGAGGGATaaggaggtgcagcggctgtcGGTGTGtctcctgctgccgccaaACACGTCATCGCTCACTGTGACGAACTGCTCAAGCGGCACAACCGTTTTCGACCGCTCCAAGGGGACGCTCACGTGGAGCGTGGGCAACTTAACGTATTCCGCAACGCCGTCTCTTGGCGGCGAGTTCTTATTCGAAGCGGAGGGTGGTGGCAGCAATGGTGAGCGAGGGCCTGATGCCGCGGCATCATCGAAGCTGGCACGGAGAACAACCCGTGAGGCCGGAGTTGGAAACGCCTCCATGGCCACCGTGACCTTCCAGCTGCCGAACCGAATCATGAGTAGCCTTTGTGTAGACTCGGTGCAGGTTTTGAATGAGATCGGCAGGCCATACAAAGGGATCAAGTATATAACGAAGTCTGGCAAGTACTTCATCCGAGGTGTATGA
- a CDS encoding putative acyl-CoA binding protein: MSADELERYSKLVSNQRSKLSIPQKIEMYGLWRVATQGKCTLKQPSRTNLLQYRKWTAWKKYEHLTQQDARELFVEKAKAIIKKSPSKL; the protein is encoded by the coding sequence ATGTCTGCCGACGAGTTGGAGCGATACTCGAAGTTGGTCTCCAACCAGCGGTCAAAACTGTCAATTCCGCAGAAGATTGAGATGTATGGACTTTGGCGTGTGGCGACCCAGGGTAAATGCACGCTCAAGCAGCCGTCCCGCACGAACTTGCTGCAGTACCGCAAGTGGACTGCGTGGAAGAAGTACGAGCACCTTACTCAGCAAGACGCCCGTGAGCTCTTTGTTGAGAAGGCAAAGGCTATCATTAAAAAGAGTCCGTCCAAGCTGTGA